A DNA window from Agarivorans sp. TSD2052 contains the following coding sequences:
- a CDS encoding mannose-1-phosphate guanylyltransferase/mannose-6-phosphate isomerase, whose translation MNITPVIMAGGTGSRLWPMSRALHPKQFLKLTSDNSMLQETVKRTEAFTQQRNIVICNDEHRFLAAEQLREVGQLGQIILEPVGRNTAPAIALAAFQLLKHDPESMMLVLAADHVIKNQSAFEESVAKAYVEAQNGKMVTFGIVPRHPETGYGYIKRGQETTHGFNVDQFVEKPDAKTAQSYLDNGNYYWNSGMFLFKASRYLEELNEHRPDIYKACEAAMDIAVSDMDFVRVDNDIFSACPSESIDYAVMEKTTSAVVIPLDADWSDVGEWSALWDISDKDSNSNVMRGDVLTHNSTNSYFNAEQKMIAAVGVDNIVVIETKDAVLVANKDQVQDVKAIVEQLKASNRTEHHIHREVYRPWGKYDSIDFGKRDQVKRISVKPGEKLSIQKHHHRAEHWIVVSGTASVTNGDKTIIVTEDQSTYIPLGTIHALENPGKIMLEMIEVQTGSYLGEDDIVRFEDRYGRIKG comes from the coding sequence ATGAATATTACTCCGGTAATCATGGCGGGTGGTACGGGCAGCCGTTTATGGCCAATGTCTCGCGCATTGCATCCTAAGCAATTTTTAAAATTAACGAGCGACAATAGCATGTTGCAAGAAACGGTAAAGCGCACCGAAGCCTTTACTCAGCAAAGAAACATTGTGATTTGTAATGATGAACATCGGTTTTTGGCCGCAGAGCAGTTAAGAGAAGTGGGCCAACTTGGCCAAATTATATTAGAGCCGGTAGGGCGTAATACTGCTCCGGCAATCGCTTTAGCCGCTTTTCAACTACTTAAACACGATCCCGAATCGATGATGCTGGTGTTAGCCGCTGACCATGTGATTAAAAACCAAAGTGCTTTTGAAGAGAGTGTTGCTAAAGCCTACGTTGAAGCGCAAAACGGTAAAATGGTAACCTTTGGCATTGTCCCCAGACACCCAGAAACCGGTTATGGTTATATTAAACGAGGTCAAGAGACCACACATGGTTTTAATGTTGATCAGTTTGTAGAAAAACCGGATGCAAAAACAGCGCAAAGCTATCTAGATAATGGTAACTACTATTGGAACAGCGGGATGTTTTTGTTTAAAGCGTCGCGCTATTTGGAAGAATTGAACGAGCATAGACCTGACATATATAAAGCCTGTGAAGCTGCCATGGATATTGCCGTTTCAGACATGGACTTTGTCCGGGTCGACAATGACATCTTTTCAGCCTGCCCTTCAGAATCGATTGACTATGCTGTAATGGAAAAAACCACCAGTGCAGTGGTTATTCCTTTAGATGCTGACTGGAGCGATGTGGGTGAATGGTCTGCCTTATGGGACATATCGGACAAGGACTCAAATAGCAATGTTATGCGCGGTGATGTATTAACGCATAATTCTACAAACAGCTATTTTAATGCAGAACAAAAAATGATTGCTGCAGTAGGTGTAGACAACATCGTGGTTATTGAAACTAAAGATGCAGTGTTAGTGGCGAATAAAGACCAAGTACAAGATGTTAAAGCCATTGTAGAGCAATTAAAGGCCAGTAATAGAACCGAACATCATATTCACCGAGAGGTTTATCGCCCCTGGGGCAAGTATGACTCAATAGATTTTGGCAAACGCGACCAAGTGAAGCGTATCTCTGTAAAACCGGGTGAAAAACTCTCCATTCAAAAACACCATCATCGCGCCGAGCATTGGATCGTTGTATCCGGTACCGCTAGCGTAACCAATGGTGATAAAACTATCATTGTTACTGAAGACCAATCTACCTATATTCCTTTGGGTACTATCCATGCCTTGGAGAATCCCGGTAAAATAATGCTAGAAATGATTGAAGTACAAACCGGTAGCTATTTGGGTGAAGATGATATCGTTCGATTTGAAGACCGTTATGGCCGAATCAAAGGTTAA
- the rfbB gene encoding dTDP-glucose 4,6-dehydratase yields MRNLLVTGGAGFIGVNFVHYWLSNNPQDKVVVLDALTYAGNKASLEPVAANPNFSFVKGDICDTELVEKLLNQHHIDTLVHFAAESHVDRSITGPDAFIETNIMGTYSLLKAAKKVWIDQPAIDGKPAVAHRFHHVSTDEVYGTLSPTDPAFTEDTAYAPNSPYSASKAASDHLVRAYHHTYGLQVTTSNCSNNYGPYHFPEKLIPLIITNILQDKPLPVYGDGQQIRDWLYVEDHARGIELVLNKGRVGENYNIGGNNEWANIDIVKLVCKQMNNKFIQQPQLAEQFPLAKQVLHGKAEQLITYVEDRAGHDRRYAIDATKTNHELGYEPKESFDSGFAKTLDWYLSNESWWKPLL; encoded by the coding sequence ATGAGAAATTTATTAGTGACCGGTGGAGCCGGCTTTATCGGGGTTAATTTTGTCCATTATTGGTTAAGTAATAACCCTCAAGATAAAGTGGTAGTGCTTGATGCGCTAACGTATGCAGGTAATAAAGCTAGTCTCGAACCAGTAGCGGCCAACCCTAACTTTAGCTTTGTAAAAGGGGATATCTGCGATACCGAGTTAGTAGAAAAACTACTAAACCAACACCATATAGATACTTTAGTGCACTTTGCGGCTGAATCTCATGTTGACCGCTCTATTACTGGGCCAGATGCCTTTATTGAAACGAATATTATGGGTACCTATAGCTTATTAAAAGCCGCCAAAAAAGTATGGATAGATCAGCCCGCAATAGATGGTAAACCAGCTGTAGCTCACCGCTTTCACCATGTTAGTACAGACGAAGTATACGGAACATTAAGCCCTACTGATCCTGCATTTACCGAAGATACCGCTTATGCGCCTAACTCGCCGTATTCGGCCTCTAAAGCCGCCAGTGATCATTTGGTTCGCGCTTATCATCACACCTACGGATTACAGGTTACCACCTCTAATTGTTCAAATAACTACGGGCCTTATCATTTCCCTGAAAAGTTAATCCCGCTAATTATCACCAACATTTTGCAAGACAAACCTCTGCCAGTGTATGGCGACGGTCAACAAATTCGTGACTGGTTATACGTAGAAGATCATGCGCGCGGTATTGAACTTGTTCTAAACAAAGGCCGTGTTGGCGAAAACTACAACATCGGCGGCAATAACGAATGGGCCAATATCGATATTGTTAAATTAGTGTGTAAGCAGATGAATAACAAGTTTATTCAGCAACCTCAGCTGGCAGAACAATTCCCTTTAGCGAAACAGGTTTTACATGGTAAAGCAGAACAACTGATTACCTATGTTGAAGATCGCGCAGGACATGACCGCCGCTACGCCATTGATGCTACCAAAACCAATCATGAATTAGGTTACGAGCCTAAAGAATCTTTTGACAGTGGCTTTGCAAAAACCTTAGATTGGTATTTAAGCAACGAATCTTGGTGGAAGCCATTACTTTAA
- a CDS encoding coiled-coil domain-containing protein, translating into MTEQQIKTTEKSAALDVIVHLGAGSGQMLDKYLSSGAKQIYLYEGNPDTYDSLLTKCSAYSNVTVFNQIITPNQEATTFTCIKPAQFSGVDTSWLDGTFNQAAEDKRIPAEKFTITQLLEQHPELTQEAVQAKLVIELNGIECQLLACSSHEQLSNFQSIDLYVFKQSPSAEYEEQKNLVLSGLSYSGFTLSNLKQGPFFNLYQYTKSTTELSLGSAFIQSLQSFFSEPKQKEFAEYQQQVMEQFTELASEIDQLELGKQQTLERATTLEQECKQLTVKQAEHSKEKADLNKRLEQLQASAQSDKENLESQASALEADKQQAIERNTHLVKECEQLTAKQAELSKEKVELNKRLEQLQASGQSEKEKLQSQVSALEADKQQALEKSTRLVKECEQLTAKQAELSKEKADLNKRLEQLQASAQSDKEKLESQVSALEADKQQSIERNTHLAKECEQLTAKQAELSKEKADLNKRLEQLQASAQSDKEKLESQVSALEADKQQALERVTTVEQECEQITLKQAVLSDEKAQLSRLFEELKAENIAQEKEQQRHNSDFEQLKSSSKAKESELVSKVSKIEANIASLTAEHSELKTENAELTRSSRLGQKMLTKSHIDLEHLREKYAEKLDSEANLIDLIKELRAKLTVASQYYYQLQQEHPELMNNDHSENE; encoded by the coding sequence ATGACTGAACAGCAAATAAAAACCACGGAGAAATCAGCAGCGTTAGATGTAATTGTTCATTTGGGGGCGGGCAGTGGCCAAATGTTAGACAAATATCTATCAAGTGGTGCTAAGCAAATATATTTGTATGAAGGCAACCCTGATACTTATGACTCTTTGCTTACAAAGTGCAGTGCTTATTCTAATGTAACAGTGTTCAACCAAATTATTACGCCTAACCAAGAAGCGACGACCTTCACTTGTATTAAGCCTGCCCAATTCAGCGGCGTTGATACCTCGTGGCTTGACGGAACGTTTAATCAGGCCGCTGAAGATAAAAGAATCCCCGCTGAAAAATTTACTATTACACAGTTACTTGAACAACACCCTGAATTAACACAAGAGGCGGTTCAGGCTAAGTTAGTGATAGAACTCAATGGTATAGAGTGCCAATTGTTAGCCTGTTCAAGCCATGAGCAGCTGAGCAATTTTCAATCTATAGACTTGTATGTTTTTAAACAAAGCCCAAGCGCTGAATATGAAGAGCAAAAAAACTTAGTGTTAAGCGGCTTATCATATAGCGGTTTTACACTATCAAATTTAAAGCAAGGCCCCTTCTTCAATTTATATCAATATACAAAAAGCACCACGGAATTAAGCCTTGGCTCGGCTTTTATCCAATCTTTACAGTCATTTTTTAGTGAGCCTAAGCAAAAAGAATTTGCTGAATATCAGCAGCAAGTTATGGAACAGTTTACTGAATTAGCATCTGAAATTGACCAATTAGAATTGGGTAAGCAACAAACCCTAGAGCGCGCTACTACCTTAGAGCAAGAGTGCAAACAGTTAACGGTGAAACAGGCCGAGCACAGTAAAGAGAAAGCTGACCTAAACAAACGCCTAGAACAACTGCAAGCCAGTGCACAAAGCGACAAGGAAAATCTTGAATCTCAGGCATCAGCCTTAGAGGCTGACAAGCAACAAGCGATAGAGCGAAATACTCACTTGGTTAAAGAGTGCGAACAGCTAACGGCGAAGCAAGCCGAGCTCAGTAAAGAGAAAGTTGAACTAAACAAACGCCTAGAACAACTGCAAGCCAGTGGACAAAGCGAAAAGGAAAAGCTTCAATCTCAAGTATCAGCCTTAGAGGCTGACAAGCAACAAGCACTAGAAAAAAGCACTCGCTTAGTTAAAGAGTGCGAACAGTTAACGGCGAAGCAGGCCGAGCTCAGTAAAGAGAAAGCTGACCTAAACAAACGCCTAGAACAACTTCAAGCCAGTGCACAAAGCGACAAGGAAAAGCTTGAATCTCAGGTATCAGCCTTAGAGGCTGACAAGCAACAATCGATAGAGCGAAATACTCACTTGGCTAAAGAGTGTGAACAATTAACGGCGAAGCAGGCCGAGCTCAGTAAAGAGAAAGCTGACCTAAACAAACGCCTAGAACAACTGCAAGCCAGTGCACAAAGCGACAAGGAAAAGCTTGAATCTCAGGTATCAGCCTTAGAGGCTGACAAGCAACAAGCACTAGAACGCGTCACTACTGTAGAGCAAGAGTGCGAACAGATAACGTTGAAGCAAGCTGTGCTCAGTGATGAAAAAGCTCAATTGAGTAGGCTATTTGAAGAGCTCAAGGCCGAGAATATAGCGCAAGAAAAAGAGCAACAACGCCATAATAGTGATTTCGAACAGCTTAAAAGTAGCAGCAAAGCCAAAGAGTCTGAGTTGGTGTCTAAAGTCTCAAAAATTGAGGCTAATATAGCAAGCTTAACGGCTGAGCATAGTGAACTAAAAACCGAAAACGCTGAACTTACTCGCTCGAGCCGTTTAGGCCAAAAAATGCTGACCAAATCGCATATTGATCTTGAGCACTTAAGAGAGAAATATGCAGAGAAGTTAGATTCTGAAGCAAATTTAATCGACCTTATAAAAGAACTACGCGCCAAGTTAACTGTTGCCTCCCAGTACTATTACCAACTGCAACAAGAGCACCCTGAGTTAATGAATAATGACCACTCTGAAAATGAGTAA
- a CDS encoding coiled-coil domain-containing protein — protein sequence MTLFVFCGLNKAQNQQALQDYLGKNDSIKYLGAQQSDLQLQTCAEQIVAETNDASATAYACIFQGELSTLANAANIYQHCHFIHFYSAPEFSCIDEEATKAWVGASNQLLDVHFSNLPRSTLFNQHQVFNNTQQWGDIFSRLFNVSLAHFSQTSESDFEELMTVLSCCIRIYSNQEVQALYEQLESASCSLNKAFEPSINARQQNYLTELQQLNALSQIKATKYSAQIEDVESSRNELKAENELALLQIHQLQEELEQTYLKERDTHQKLGEDNYQLKLAAEAKEGDLQGEVKRLESQMASLESERELALLQIHQLQEELEQAHHNASGVSQQANAESVKLQKNAEVKISELSTEVAKLAANKRELEAENELALLQIHQLQEELEFYYVKCQQGAVWTALKGVKPKIVPNHLQQSMTIMKLVH from the coding sequence ATGACATTGTTCGTTTTTTGTGGACTGAATAAGGCCCAAAACCAACAAGCCCTGCAAGATTACTTAGGCAAAAATGATTCAATTAAATATCTCGGCGCTCAGCAGAGCGATTTGCAACTTCAAACGTGTGCTGAACAAATAGTTGCAGAAACCAATGACGCTTCCGCTACTGCCTACGCGTGCATCTTTCAAGGCGAGTTGAGCACACTGGCTAATGCGGCAAACATTTATCAACATTGCCACTTTATTCATTTTTATTCTGCGCCAGAGTTTTCATGTATTGATGAAGAGGCCACAAAGGCCTGGGTAGGGGCGAGTAATCAGCTTCTAGATGTACATTTTTCAAACTTACCGCGTTCAACACTGTTTAACCAACATCAGGTGTTTAACAATACTCAGCAGTGGGGCGATATTTTTAGCCGTTTGTTTAATGTGTCTTTAGCTCATTTTTCACAGACAAGCGAAAGCGATTTTGAAGAGCTAATGACAGTGCTCTCGTGTTGTATCCGAATATATAGCAACCAAGAAGTGCAGGCTTTGTACGAACAGCTTGAAAGCGCCTCATGTTCGCTTAACAAGGCATTTGAGCCAAGCATTAACGCTAGGCAGCAGAACTACCTAACCGAGTTGCAACAGCTAAACGCGCTATCGCAAATAAAAGCAACGAAGTATTCAGCTCAAATTGAGGATGTAGAGTCTAGTCGAAATGAGCTAAAGGCCGAAAATGAACTTGCACTACTTCAAATCCACCAGCTTCAAGAAGAGCTAGAGCAAACTTATCTTAAAGAGCGGGACACTCACCAGAAACTTGGCGAAGACAATTACCAGCTGAAACTGGCCGCTGAAGCTAAAGAAGGCGACCTGCAGGGTGAAGTTAAGCGCCTAGAGTCTCAAATGGCTAGCTTGGAAAGCGAAAGAGAGCTTGCACTTCTGCAAATTCATCAGCTTCAAGAAGAGTTAGAGCAAGCACATCACAATGCTAGTGGTGTCAGCCAGCAAGCCAATGCAGAGAGTGTAAAACTGCAAAAAAATGCTGAAGTAAAAATATCTGAGTTATCGACGGAAGTAGCTAAATTAGCGGCCAATAAACGAGAGCTTGAAGCTGAAAATGAATTGGCATTGCTACAAATTCATCAGTTGCAAGAAGAGCTAGAATTTTACTATGTAAAGTGCCAGCAAGGCGCAGTTTGGACAGCTTTAAAGGGCGTAAAACCTAAAATAGTTCCAAACCATTTACAGCAAAGCATGACTATTATGAAATTAGTGCACTGA
- a CDS encoding glycosyltransferase, translating into MKISIVTPSFKRLDYFEATIDSIVNQEGDFELEYIVQDGGGDERIASFLERKATQIKLKNKKVDFKYFIEKDDGMYSAINRAFARSTGDILAWLNTDDMYHPFALSTVHEVFSKNEDVDWITGIPNSYNMRGQRVGFDSFPNSYSRKFIRAGYYDVQNLDCGLNWIQQESTFWRRSLWNKAGPLNENLKLAADFHLWQRFAKYTDLVKVYSFLGGFRNHDNQLTNAPEKYKSEMPIVHVPAGLRELKMALDTEHNAKEKYLAFSDESMQRLTERFGLLRKDLCGRIVKWSHEKNEWQVFWEVIQ; encoded by the coding sequence ATGAAAATATCGATCGTAACACCATCATTTAAGCGCCTTGATTATTTTGAGGCGACAATTGATAGCATAGTAAATCAAGAAGGTGATTTTGAGCTAGAATATATAGTTCAGGATGGTGGAGGGGATGAGAGAATCGCTAGCTTCTTAGAAAGAAAAGCGACACAGATTAAGTTGAAAAATAAAAAAGTAGACTTTAAATACTTTATTGAAAAGGATGATGGAATGTATTCTGCAATCAATAGAGCATTTGCGAGATCTACAGGTGATATCTTAGCATGGCTTAATACAGATGATATGTATCATCCATTTGCACTTTCTACGGTACATGAAGTTTTTTCAAAGAATGAAGATGTTGATTGGATAACAGGGATTCCTAACTCTTATAATATGAGAGGACAACGTGTCGGATTTGACTCTTTTCCCAATAGTTACTCAAGAAAGTTTATACGCGCGGGTTACTATGACGTTCAGAACCTTGATTGTGGCTTAAATTGGATACAACAAGAGTCGACTTTCTGGAGAAGAAGTCTGTGGAATAAGGCAGGTCCATTAAATGAAAATTTAAAATTAGCAGCAGATTTTCACTTATGGCAACGCTTTGCTAAATATACTGATTTGGTAAAAGTATATTCTTTCCTTGGAGGCTTTAGAAATCATGATAATCAACTAACAAATGCCCCAGAAAAATATAAATCAGAGATGCCAATTGTACATGTGCCAGCCGGCCTTAGAGAGCTAAAAATGGCTCTAGACACAGAGCATAATGCGAAGGAGAAATATCTAGCATTTAGTGATGAGAGTATGCAGCGTCTTACTGAACGCTTTGGTCTACTTCGCAAAGATTTATGCGGTAGAATTGTAAAATGGTCTCATGAAAAAAATGAGTGGCAAGTATTTTGGGAAGTCATTCAATGA
- the rfbD gene encoding dTDP-4-dehydrorhamnose reductase, which produces MKVLVTGKGGQLAWELEQTKPANVELISLGLEELDITQQVAVQAAIGLHKPDIVINAAAYTAVDKAEADQATAFAVNELGAKYIAQACKQQGAYLMHISTDFVFSGDQTTPYQVDDQTKPINVYGASKLAGDIAVNEALAEQALIVRTAWVYSVNGNNFVKTMLRLMADKPELGIIYDQVGTPTWAKGLALWLWAMVAKQASNSVAADPQWQDRTPIYHWTDAGVASWYDFAVAIQELAIEKGLLGKAIPIKAIAAAAYPLPAARPAFSVIDKQTAEQASGQNTVHWRQQLSSMMDQLV; this is translated from the coding sequence ATGAAAGTACTCGTAACCGGCAAGGGCGGCCAACTGGCTTGGGAACTCGAACAAACAAAGCCTGCTAATGTCGAGTTAATAAGCTTAGGCTTAGAAGAGCTAGACATTACTCAGCAAGTGGCTGTGCAAGCGGCTATCGGTTTGCATAAACCCGACATTGTGATAAATGCAGCGGCCTATACGGCGGTAGACAAAGCAGAAGCGGACCAAGCTACCGCTTTTGCGGTTAATGAGTTAGGTGCCAAATATATAGCCCAAGCCTGCAAGCAGCAGGGGGCGTACTTGATGCATATATCTACCGACTTTGTATTCTCGGGCGATCAAACCACGCCTTATCAGGTGGATGATCAAACTAAGCCGATAAACGTTTATGGCGCATCTAAGTTAGCGGGCGATATCGCGGTAAACGAGGCCTTAGCCGAGCAAGCGCTAATAGTACGTACCGCCTGGGTGTATTCGGTAAACGGCAATAACTTTGTAAAAACCATGTTGCGTTTAATGGCGGATAAACCAGAGCTAGGTATTATTTATGACCAAGTGGGCACCCCTACTTGGGCCAAAGGCTTAGCTTTATGGTTATGGGCAATGGTAGCTAAGCAAGCTAGCAATAGCGTAGCAGCAGACCCTCAATGGCAAGATCGCACGCCTATCTATCATTGGACAGATGCAGGTGTAGCCTCATGGTATGATTTTGCAGTCGCTATTCAAGAGTTAGCCATAGAAAAAGGCCTGCTAGGTAAAGCGATACCCATTAAAGCTATTGCGGCAGCGGCTTACCCATTACCCGCTGCTCGCCCTGCGTTCAGTGTTATTGATAAACAAACTGCCGAGCAGGCATCCGGGCAAAACACGGTGCACTGGCGTCAGCAATTAAGCAGCATGATGGACCAGTTAGTTTAG
- the rfbC gene encoding dTDP-4-dehydrorhamnose 3,5-epimerase, translated as MKFVETAIPDVKIIEPTVFGDDRGFFMETFRQSLFEQHCTKQPFVQDNHSKSKQGILRGLHYQTQHTQGKLVRVVSGEVFDVAVDIRANSPTYGQWVGVLLSAENKRQLWVPAGFAHGFYVTSEEAEFVYKCTDYYAPEFDVSIKWNDPAIGIKWPLVNGLAPLISEKDENGLAFDLAPKL; from the coding sequence ATGAAATTTGTAGAAACAGCAATACCTGATGTAAAAATTATCGAACCTACCGTATTTGGTGACGACCGTGGTTTTTTTATGGAAACCTTTCGCCAAAGCTTATTTGAACAACACTGTACTAAGCAGCCGTTTGTGCAAGATAACCACTCTAAGTCTAAGCAAGGTATTTTGCGTGGTTTACATTACCAAACACAGCATACCCAGGGCAAATTGGTAAGAGTAGTGAGCGGTGAGGTGTTTGATGTAGCGGTAGACATTCGCGCTAATTCACCCACTTATGGGCAGTGGGTTGGGGTGTTATTATCAGCCGAAAACAAACGTCAATTATGGGTGCCAGCAGGCTTTGCCCACGGTTTTTATGTCACCAGTGAAGAAGCCGAGTTTGTGTATAAGTGCACCGACTACTATGCGCCAGAATTTGATGTATCCATTAAGTGGAACGATCCCGCTATAGGTATCAAGTGGCCGCTGGTGAATGGGCTGGCGCCATTAATATCAGAGAAAGATGAAAACGGCTTGGCTTTTGACCTAGCGCCAAAGTTGTAA
- a CDS encoding phosphomannomutase, translating into MTTEKSITDKVLGDSNVAFGTSGARGLVTDFTPEVCAAFTHAFIDVMRQAYQFDTIALAIDNRPSSYAMAQACAAAAKQANVNVVYCGVIPTPALAYSAMQQHIPSIMVTGSHIPFDRNGLKFYRPDGEIGKQDESSILTAKVQFELLADFAELPIDNDATQQYIQRYTSLYSQNGQTVKPLAGKRIGIYEHSSAGRDLYPDIFTALGAEVISLERTNTFVPIDTEAVSDEDKVKARNWSEQYGFDAIFSTDGDGDRPLVSDENGEWLRGDILGLLCADALQLDALAVPVSCNTAIELSGKFSHVSRTKIGSPYVIAEFDNLATKYQRIAGFEANGGFLLGSDIDINNTALKSLPTRDAVLPFIALLIAAADNGIAALVANLPQRFTASDRIQNFATARSVSILQQGAKDPQSLLSHLGFTDVLVDGIDTTDGLRVNLTNGDVIHLRPSGNAPELRCYAEASNEQTASKYIKQALQEVQKL; encoded by the coding sequence ATGACAACTGAAAAAAGTATTACAGACAAAGTGCTGGGTGATAGTAACGTTGCTTTTGGTACCAGTGGTGCTCGTGGCTTAGTGACAGACTTTACGCCAGAAGTTTGTGCAGCATTTACTCATGCTTTTATTGACGTAATGCGCCAAGCCTATCAATTTGATACGATTGCTTTAGCTATTGATAATCGTCCAAGCAGTTATGCAATGGCTCAAGCTTGCGCAGCAGCAGCCAAGCAAGCAAATGTGAATGTTGTTTATTGCGGAGTTATTCCCACCCCTGCATTAGCGTATTCAGCTATGCAACAGCATATTCCGTCAATTATGGTGACGGGGAGTCATATACCATTTGACCGAAATGGCTTAAAGTTTTACCGACCAGACGGCGAAATTGGCAAACAGGACGAATCATCAATACTAACGGCGAAAGTACAGTTTGAACTGCTCGCTGACTTTGCCGAATTGCCGATTGATAATGATGCTACACAACAATACATTCAGCGTTATACCTCACTTTATTCGCAGAATGGGCAAACGGTAAAGCCATTGGCGGGTAAGCGCATTGGTATATATGAGCATTCTAGTGCGGGGCGAGATTTGTATCCTGACATTTTTACAGCGTTGGGTGCCGAAGTTATTTCTTTAGAACGAACCAATACCTTTGTTCCCATCGATACAGAAGCGGTAAGTGATGAAGACAAAGTTAAAGCGCGAAATTGGTCTGAACAATATGGTTTTGATGCGATTTTTTCAACAGATGGCGACGGTGACCGCCCACTAGTCTCAGATGAAAACGGTGAGTGGTTACGTGGCGATATTCTAGGTTTACTCTGTGCAGATGCGTTACAACTTGACGCACTTGCTGTGCCTGTAAGCTGTAATACAGCGATTGAATTAAGTGGCAAGTTTTCGCATGTGAGCAGAACTAAAATTGGCTCTCCATATGTTATCGCAGAATTTGATAATTTAGCCACAAAATATCAGCGTATTGCCGGTTTTGAAGCTAATGGTGGTTTTTTATTAGGTAGTGATATTGATATTAACAATACCGCGCTTAAAAGCTTACCCACTCGCGATGCTGTTCTTCCATTTATCGCGTTACTTATCGCTGCCGCCGATAACGGGATTGCTGCTTTAGTGGCAAATTTACCACAGCGTTTTACCGCCAGTGACCGTATTCAAAACTTTGCCACAGCCCGTAGTGTATCTATTTTGCAACAAGGTGCTAAAGATCCCCAAAGTTTGCTATCTCATTTGGGTTTTACTGATGTACTGGTTGACGGTATAGATACCACAGACGGATTAAGAGTGAATTTAACTAACGGCGATGTTATTCATTTACGCCCTTCTGGCAATGCCCCTGAGTTGCGTTGTTACGCTGAAGCAAGTAACGAACAAACGGCCTCCAAATATATAAAGCAAGCACTGCAAGAAGTACAAAAACTATAA
- a CDS encoding sulfotransferase has translation MSNNFNKFKQQIDQALALVESAAGVDIPQLPQEANEQFVDTQSLLERCELVCKQHEDKKPTIRIIHHLACSGGTLISKCISAMPNVYLLSEVHPFTELAVGTGQPKYAPSDIISLSKYAGIPKQKKLAAKLFKSAISEVYSHVESMGGVLVLRDHTHADFTTNEPIPEKSALLALLEDDYQIKSVLTLRNPIDSYASLVKNGWVHFEPKSFDEYCRRLLLLLEQFEPEKIFKYEDFLNEPQEQMQAIANVLNLPFDESFEDVFSMFKVTGDSGRSSAVIGSRESLAGDSLMAEAKESLYYNKFLIKIGKCNENIDRNTII, from the coding sequence ATGAGTAATAACTTTAATAAGTTTAAACAGCAAATAGATCAAGCTTTAGCACTGGTAGAAAGCGCGGCGGGAGTAGATATACCGCAATTACCACAAGAAGCTAACGAGCAGTTTGTGGATACGCAATCTTTGCTTGAAAGGTGTGAGCTTGTTTGTAAACAACATGAAGATAAAAAGCCAACGATAAGAATTATTCATCACTTAGCGTGCAGTGGCGGTACCTTAATATCTAAATGTATATCAGCAATGCCTAATGTATATTTATTGAGTGAGGTACATCCTTTTACAGAGCTTGCTGTTGGGACAGGACAACCCAAATACGCACCATCGGATATAATATCTTTATCAAAATATGCTGGAATTCCTAAGCAAAAAAAATTGGCGGCCAAACTATTCAAAAGTGCGATTAGTGAAGTATACAGTCATGTCGAGAGTATGGGGGGCGTTTTAGTATTGAGAGACCATACTCATGCAGATTTTACTACTAATGAACCTATACCTGAAAAAAGTGCGCTGTTAGCATTGCTTGAAGATGATTACCAAATTAAATCAGTATTGACTTTGCGTAATCCAATTGATTCTTATGCGTCGTTAGTAAAAAACGGTTGGGTGCATTTTGAACCAAAAAGTTTTGACGAATATTGTCGGCGACTATTGTTGTTATTAGAGCAGTTTGAACCAGAAAAAATATTTAAATATGAAGATTTTTTAAACGAGCCACAAGAGCAGATGCAAGCAATAGCTAACGTATTAAATTTGCCGTTTGATGAAAGTTTTGAAGACGTGTTTAGTATGTTTAAAGTTACTGGTGATAGTGGCCGGAGCTCTGCTGTGATTGGCAGTAGAGAAAGTTTGGCGGGTGACAGCTTAATGGCCGAAGCTAAAGAGTCACTTTATTATAATAAGTTTTTAATAAAAATTGGTAAGTGCAATGAAAATATCGATCGTAACACCATCATTTAA